From a single Rosa rugosa chromosome 7, drRosRugo1.1, whole genome shotgun sequence genomic region:
- the LOC133719803 gene encoding non-classical arabinogalactan protein 31 — MAILKYAVVLLMIVLGCIHNTVEASFSEEPKVIRVDGKVLCQDCTQGWNEWIHGARPIKAGKVSVTCMDERRRVVYYGSDLTDEMGQFDLTINKYTIHGKELQANGCSVRLVSSPDATCNVLTDFAGGRSGVKLQRPNLVYRDLVKYTLGPFYYTTPMCEEPDTHDDGKGHNY, encoded by the exons atgGCGATTCTGAAATATGCAGTAGTACTATTGATGATTGTATTGGGTTGCATCCATAATACAGTAGAAGCTTCGTTTAGTGAGGAACCAAAAGTCATACGTGTAGATGGGAAAGTACTATGCCAGGACTGCACCCAAGGTTGGAATGAATGGATTCATGGTGCCAGACCCATCAAAG CTGGTAAAGTATCTGTTACGTGTATGGATGAGAGAAGAAGAGTTGTGTACTATGGAAGCGATTTGACGGATGAGATGGGCCAGTTCGACTTGACCATAAACAAGTACACTATCCATGGTAAAGAACTCCAGGCTAATGGATGCTCGGTGAGGTTGGTGTCTTCCCCAGATGCTACTTGTAACGTTCTAACTGATTTTGCCGGTGGGCGTTCCGGGGTTAAGCTCCAACGCCCGAATTTGGTGTACCGGGATTTGGTCAAGTACACTCTTGGTCCGTTCTACTATACCACTCCAATGTGTGAAGAACCTGATACTCATGATGATGGCAAGGGACACAACTACTAA